A genomic window from Salvelinus namaycush isolate Seneca chromosome 21, SaNama_1.0, whole genome shotgun sequence includes:
- the LOC120066779 gene encoding bisphosphoglycerate mutase-like — protein MSKYKVFVMRHGEGAWTKENRFCSWVDQRLSEDGVKEALACGHLLKEAGYHLDVVFTSLLGRSIHTAWLLLEAMGQEWVPVVRTWRLNERHYGALIGLNRAEMALNHGEEQVKQWRRSYDLTPPPIDESHPYFQEIYNDRRYSTCDVSKEDLPKSESLKDVLERLQPYWDGTIVPEIKQGKLVLISGHGNSCRALLKHLEGISDADIVNVTLPTGTPILIELDENFRPTKPMQLLGDQKAIQAAIRKVEDQGKVKQTA, from the exons ATGTCCAAGTACAAAGTCTTTGTGATGAGGCATGGAGAAGGAGCCTGGACCAAAGAGAACCGCTTCTGCAGCTGGGTGGACCAAAGGCTGAGTGAGGACGGGGTCAAGGAGGCTTTGGCGTGCGGTCACCTCCTGAAGGAAGCAGGCTACCACCTGGATGTAGTATTTACCTCCCTGCTCGGCCGATCCATCCACACAGCCTGGCTGTTGTTGGAAGCCATGGGGCAGGAGTGGGTCCCCGTGGTCAGGACGTGGAGACTCAACGAGCGCCATTATGGTGCCCTGATTGGGCTGAATAGAGCTGAAATGGCCCTAAACCATGGTGAGGAGCAGGTGAAACAGTGGCGGAGGAGCTATGACCTCACGCCGCCCCCTATCGACGAATCACACCCGTACTTCCAGGAGATCTACAATGACCGCCGGTATTCTACCTGTGACGTGTCTAAAGAGGATCTTCCGAAGTCGGAGAGCCTGAAGGATGTCTTGGAGAGGCTCCAGCCATACTGGGACGGCACTATTGTGCCGGAGATCAAACAGGGGAAATTGGTGCTCATCTCTGGGCATGGGAATAGCTGCAGGGCCCTGCTGAAACACCTGGAAG GTATTTCAGATGCTGATATCGTCAATGTGACGTTACCCACTGGGACACCCATTCTGATTGAGCTGGATGAGAACTTCCGGCCCACCAAACCCATGCAGCTCCTGGGAGACCAGAAAG
- the LOC120065962 gene encoding troponin I, slow skeletal muscle-like, producing MSEANELKTSSLSSFQPKPKSKISASRRLFLKTKLVKKAMAMLVAEKEQKVIDRENTLSERVPALKLSGLSVQDLQTLCKELHQKIDVVDEERYDIAMKVSKSDAEIENLTMKIIELKGKKRPQLKRVRVSAEAMMGALLGAKIKESVDFKANLKTVKKEEEKKEEVTDWRKNVDAMSGMEGRKKMFAAS from the exons ATGTCTGAAGC CAATGAGCTTAAGACATCTTCTCTGTCCTCATTTCAGCCAAAACCAAAGTCGAAGATCTCTGCATCTCGCAGACTCTTCTTGAAG ACCAAACTGGTGAAGAAGGCCATGGCTATGTTGGTGGCTGAAAAGGAGCAGAAGGTGATTGACAGAGAAAACACACTGAGTGAACGAGTCCCAGCACTGAAGCTATCTGGGCTGTCTGTACAGGACCTGCAG ACTCTTTGTAAAGAACTGCACCAGAAAATTGATGTTGTTGATGAAGAGCGGTACGACATCGCAATGAAAGTTTCCAAAAGTGACGCAGAG ATTGAAAATCTGACCATGAAGATCATTGAGCTGAAGGGCAAGAAGCGACCTCAGCTGAAGAGGGTGAGAGTATCAGCTGAAGCCATGATGGGGGCCCTGCTGGGAGCCAAGATCAAAGAGTCTGTCGACTTCAAGGCCAACCTCAAGACTGtcaagaaggaggaggagaag AAAGAGGAAGTGACTGATTGGCGTAAGAATGTGGATGCCATGTCTGGCATGGAAGGCAGAAAGAAGATGTTCGCTGCTTCCTAA